One Aegilops tauschii subsp. strangulata cultivar AL8/78 chromosome 7, Aet v6.0, whole genome shotgun sequence genomic window carries:
- the LOC109768359 gene encoding phosphopantothenate--cysteine ligase 2, translating into MDPPTSAAHRSPDDEAAAFFRAAPPLRDRDAVAASLAAFVARHRSRSAAGAGAGGGGGPPAVAGVVCVTSGGTTVPLEQRCVRYIDNFSSGQRGAASTEYFLKAGYAVVFVHRRGSKQPFCRFLPEDSFLDLFELGQGSEIQVPESHTTVVKAAISSYRKAIDEGLLLKLPFTTIFEYLQLLQLVSTAMNCLEHHGMFYCAAAVSDFYVPWESMAKHKIQSAGGPLNMQLNQVPKMLFILRNHWAPSAFCVSFKLETDPDILIQKAEAALRKYGMNVVVANELANYKDVVVMVTSTGKTTVSRRSKEDDLEEQLIGLLVKMHSDHAKQSNPDQET; encoded by the exons ATGGATCCACCAACCAGCGCGGCCCACCGGAGCCCCGACGACGAGGCGGCGGCCTTCTTCCGCGCGGCGCCGCCCCTCCGCGACCGCGACGCCGTCGCCGCCAGCCTCGCCGCCTTCGTCGCCCGCCACCGCTCACGCTCCGCCGCCG GCGccggagcaggaggaggaggagggccccCGGCGGTGGCGGGGGTGGTCTGCGTCACCTCCGGCGGCACCACGGTGCCCCTGGAGCAGCGCTGCGTGCGCTACATCGACAACTTCAGCTCCGGCCAGCGCGGGGCCGCGTCCACCGA GTATTTCCTCAAGGCCGGTTACGCCGTCGTCTTCGTCCATCGCCG CGGGAGCAAGCAGCCTTTCTGCAGGTTTCTTCCGGAGGACTCGTTTCTCGACCTTTTCGAGCTCGGCCAAGGATCAGAGATCCAAG TCCCAGAGTCTCACACCACTGTGGTCAAGGCAGCGATTAGCAGTTATCGCAAG GCAATTGATGAAGGTCTACTTCTGAAACTCCCTTTCACTACAATTTTTGAGTACCTTCAG TTACTGCAGCTTGTATCCACTGCTATGAATTGCTTGGAGCACCATGGAATGTTTTATTGTGCTGCTGCAGTGTCTGACTTCTATGTTCCATGGGAGAGTATG GCTAAACATAAAATCCAGTCAGCAGGTGGCCCTTTGAACATGCAACTCAATCAAGTTCCTAAGATGCTTTTCATCCTCAGAAACCATTGGGCGCCTTCCGCGTTTTGTGTATCTTTCAAG CTCGAGACGGATCCAGACATCCTTATACAGAAGGCAGAGGCGGCTCTGAGAAAGTATGGTATGAATGTGGTGGTGGCGAACGAGCTAGCGAACTACAAAGACGTGGTTGTCATGGTCACAAGCACCGGGAAGACAACCGTGAGCAGGCGGAGCAAGGAAGATGACCTGGAAGAGCAGCTCATTGGTCTCCTGGTTAAGATGCATTCAGATCACGCTAAGCAGTCCAATCCGGACCAAGAGACGTGA
- the LOC109768360 gene encoding PX domain-containing protein EREL1, which translates to MASASSSSSARRTPRGSPPKHRHDGTSPLPLGMDWSPPPKRWEGRNTVWPHNPQTGWSYCVTIPSWIAQTPEAGVASDNFLKSIVFYRIHVGIQSPEGVSSSHGVLRRFSDFLKLCSDLKRAFPRKDIPPAPPKHAFLRINSSRLLLEERRNTLEEWMQKLLSDIDLSRSAHVAAFLELEAAARSYFQDWNQRPPEAGTSVKSSTDSSRHSDDPGSGALSESNQINPGLVRSISLTGVTGNGVLGESILGQPDQHVGSGSKSKKQGLVFSEHDGRNGSAESSKGVISEEDCDSNPGHARKDSSESLGSDLSSLRGSELSTPGASSSLWDGPADLPSGVDGHSQTENLAGVDMQFLYDMDAQVILPTDQRQKLSRLLVTMQRRIGTAKTDMEDLIARLNQEVAVKEYLSTKVKDLEGELEATKQKGRDTLHQAILAERERITQMQWDMDELRRKYSEMESNLKAEQDEKTRVESEKATASGNREELAEELETKRKEVESLQRQLGEVEAKSKTDMKVLVKEVKSLRNSQREMKKVLNQYVEEKTELERIINREKQRSARVKSSREKMLHECRLLRERLQECSAKFLAEEQDNLTVDPSSLPDALDLLATSDNRIRLLVAQAQHLALDDEQGGSSDDGENSDGKSSITMGSEDSSLTDEETTKMLSDLLIDNAQLRMHLNSVIRNAVNTSVKPEKEDADGVVPKKTVLNWLLDR; encoded by the exons ATGGCGtcggcgtcgtcgtcgtcgtccgcgAGGAGGACGCCCCGCGGCAGCCCCCCGAAGCACCGCCACGACGGCACCTCGCCGCTGCCGCTCGGCATGGACTGGAGCCCGCCCCCCAAGCGATGG GAGGGAAGAAACACCGTATGGCCACATAACCCTCAAACAGGCTGGAGTTACTGTGTGACTATACCTTCTTGGATTGCTCAAACACCTGAAGCTGGTGTAGCCTCTGACAACTTCTTGAAATCTATAGTT TTTTACAGGATACATGTTGGTATACAATCACCAGAAGGCGTTAGCTCTAGCCATGGAGTTCTTCGAAGGTTTAGTGACTTTCTAAAGTTGTGTTCTGAT CTTAAGCGTGCGTTTCCCAGAAAAGACATCCCCCCTGCTCCACCGAAACATGCCTTCTTAAGAATAAATTCAAGCAGGTTGCTTCTAGAAGAG AGAAGGAATACTTTGGAGGAGTGGATGCAAAAGCTACTTTCTGATATTGACTTATCAAGAAGTGCTCATGTTGCTGCTTTTCTTGAACTTGAAGCTGCCGCACGCTCAT ATTTCCAAGATTGGAATCAGCGCCCCCCTGAAGCAGGTACTTCAGTAAAAAGCAGTACAGACTCTTCTCGCCATTCTGATGATCCTGGTTCAGGTGCTCTCTCCGAGTCCAATCAAATAAATCCAGGACTTGTTCGTAGTATCAGTCTGACAGGAGTAACTGGTAACGGTGTGCTGGGAGAATCTATATTAGGTCAGCCTGACCAGCATGTTGGTAGTGGGTCAAAAAGCAAGAAACAGGGTCTTGTCTTTTCGGAACATGATGGAAGGAATGGTTCAGCAGAGTCTTCCAAGGGAGTAATTTCTGAAGAGGATTGTGATTCTAATCCTGGCCATGCCCGGAAGGATTCTTCTGAAAGTTTAGGTAGTGATTTGAGTTCTTTAAGAGGCAGTGAATTATCAACCCCAGGGGCTAGTAGTTCCCTATGGGATGGCCCTGCGGATCTCCCGAGTGGTGTGGATGGACATAGTCAAACAGAAAATCTTGCTGGTGTAGATATGCAGTTTTTGTATGATATGGATGCCCAAGTCATCCTTCCAACTGATCAAAGACAGAAGTTGAGTAGACTTTTGGTAACCATGCAAAGAAGAATAGGGACAGCCAAAACTGATATGGAGGATCTCATAGCACGCCTAAATCAGGAAGTAGCAGTCAAAGAATATCTTTCCACAAAG GTAAAAGACTTGGAGGGTGAGTTGGAAGCTACAAAGCAAAAAGGCAGAGACACATTACATCAAGCTATCTTAGCTGAAAGAGAGAGGATTACCCAGATGCAATGGGATATGGATGAGCTTCGCAGGAAGTACTCTGAGATGGAGTCAAACCTGAAGGCGGAACAA GATGAGAAAACTCGTGTGGAGTCAGAGAAAGCTACCGCCAGTGGTAATAGAGAAGAGTTAGCCGAAGAACTTGAAACGAAACGAAAAGAAGTTGAGAGTTTGCAACGGCAGCTTGGAGAAGTTGAGGCAAAGTCTAAAACAGATATGAAGGTTCTTGTTAAAGAAGTCAAGTCCCTTAGGAATTCTCAAAGAGAGATGAAGAAAGTGCTGAATCAGTATGTTGAGGAGAAGACTGAACTAGAG AGGATTATTAATAGAGAGAAGCAGCGGTCAGCACGTGTGAAGTCATCCCGTGAAAAAATGCTTCATGAATGCCGACTGCTCCGTGAGCGTCTACAAGAATGTAGTGCTAAATTTCTTGCAGAAGAACAAGATAACTTGACTGTTGACCCATCATCTTTGCCTGATGCACTAGACCTTCTGGCGACGTCAGACAATAGAATACGCCTTCTTGTTGCTCAG GCTCAGCATCTAGCACTGGATGACGAACAGGGGGGCTCTTCCGACGATGGCGAAAATTCCGATGGTAAATCCTCAATTACCATGGGCAGCGAAGACTCAAGCCTCACTGATGAAGAGACAACGAAGATGTTGTCTGACCTGCTCATCGACAACGCGCAGCTGAGGATGCACCTCAACTCCGTGATCCGCAACGCTGTAAATACCTCCGTGAAGCCGGAGAAAGAAGACGCCGACGGAGTCGTCCCGAAAAAGACGGTCCTCAACTGGCTGCTGGACAGATAG